Proteins encoded by one window of Puntigrus tetrazona isolate hp1 chromosome 25, ASM1883169v1, whole genome shotgun sequence:
- the LOC122330446 gene encoding uncharacterized protein LOC122330446 produces the protein MELRKTLEEIGRIETQIAQRHHFRLSKEASSRMLDLSLLLFVGVIKPFSRPFFNQRAELLDQWSILKSQQHNIQARLTDAQLNLTNMKAQNGLKNITHLSEVHKWLYQIQQSLIQHNVFWKSVQVILEAINDETFAKEHFIGDSELKEIFLTNIDSAQEHWKAFGESCLKALNIYSLQDKDAYKFLDRSSSFLPDTIDEEINILDPRVPLHPRFYNL, from the exons ATGGAACTGAGGAAAACCTTAGAGGAAATTGGACGGATTGAGACGCAGATCGCACAGAGACACCATTTTCGTCTTTCCAAAGAAGCTTCTAGCAGAATGCTTGATTTGTCGCTCCTGCTGTTTGTCGGAGTCATTAAACCGTTTTCTAGACCTTTTTTCAATCAAAGAGCTGAACTCCTCGATCAGTGGTCAATCCTGAAAAGCCAGCAGCACAACATCCAAGCGAGGCTGACTGATGCTCAGCTAAATTTGACAAACATGAAGGCACAGAATG GTTTGAAAAATATAACCCATCTGAGTGAAGTCCACAAGTGGCTTTATCAAATCCAACAATCTCTAATTCAGCATAATGTGTTCTGGAAATCAGTACAAGTAATTCTGGAGGCTATCAATGACGAGACCTTTGCCAAAGAGCACTTCATTGGGGATAGTGAATTAAAGGAGATTTTTCTGACGAATATTGATTCAGCACAAGAG CACTGGAAAGCTTTTGGTGAATCCTGCCTGAAGGCACTGAACATCTACAGCTTGCAGGATAAGGATGCATATAAGTTCCTGGACAGGAGCTCATCTTTTCTGCCTGACACTATCGATGAGGAGATAAACATATTAGATCCTCGCGTCCCTCTCCATCCACGtttttataatctataa